One window of the Periophthalmus magnuspinnatus isolate fPerMag1 chromosome 17, fPerMag1.2.pri, whole genome shotgun sequence genome contains the following:
- the zgc:113691 gene encoding uncharacterized protein zgc:113691 translates to MASSNGKDAKVSKFETLKLLEKCRKERDDALHRESVLREKLRQYESRMRSTEALKQKLKTLTMDNKDLRKQVKTLRTEIGLEASPKFNGKTTKDIITDLHEKERECVSLVEKTGKLSLTIDDLTSELANTVTSKTLLEDQVQSLQQNLKDMTNNQRRLLKLWEDKKVQREQLALPAINHKAGQKQFTHRHVQTEMSIGLSQKLPANAFETKPFTRENDKKTVLDKHSFQSYGNGYHHDKGIHN, encoded by the coding sequence ATGGCCTCATCGAATGGAAAGGATGCAAAAGTTTCCAAGTTTGAGACACTTAAACTTTTAGAAAAGTGCAGGAAGGAAAGAGATGACGCTTTGCACCGAGAGAGTGTTTTGAGGGAGAAGCTGAGGCAGTATGAATCCAGGATGCGCTCCACAGAGGCACTGAAGCAGAAACTGAAGACCTTGACCATGGACAACAAAGATCTGAGGAAACAAGTGAAGACCCTCCGGACTGAGATCGGACTAGAGGCCAGTCCCAAGTTCAACGGCAAGACCACCAAGGATATCATCACTGACCTGCATGAGAAGGAGCGAGAGTGTGTGTCTCTGGTGGAAAAAACAGGTAAACTCAGTCTGACCATCGATGATCTGACGTCAGAACTGGCCAACACAGTCACGTCCAAAACACTGCTGGAGGACCAGGTTCAGAGCCTCCAGCAGAACCTCAAGGACATGACCAACAACCAACGGCGGCTGCTGAAGCTCTGGGAGGACAAGAAGGTCCAGAGGGAACAGCTTGCACTGCCAGCGATCAACCATAAAGCTGGACAGAAACAGTTCACTCACAGACATGTTCAGACTGAAATGTCCATCGGATTATCTCAGAAACTACCCGCCAATGCCTTTGAAACCAAGCCATTCACTCGGGAAAATGACAAGAAGACTGTTCTGGATAAACACAGTTTCCAAAGTTATGGAAATGGTTACCACCATGACAAAGGAATTCATAACTGA
- the yipf1 gene encoding protein YIPF1, whose amino-acid sequence MASMKDPFEFQDFDDSGNLLGPSRDAVTISIEDEDEVKFNSQKKTADPSVGAYEEDPVSSDDQTKLLSGQKKNAAFWTFEYYQQFFDIDTYHVKERILGSVLPWPRKNFIHTYLRRNPDLYGPFWICTTLVFAIAISGNISTFLVNLGNPNYKYTPEFRKVTIAATAIFSYAWLVPLALWGVLLWRSNKVTNLVSYSFMEIVCVYGYSLAVYIPAVIIWIVPFMWLQWLSIMIALCLSGSVLMITFWPAVRDDHPKVYIAILSTIVTFNVLLAVGCKMYFFSKPEELPQKFSGPTVGVKITSNHV is encoded by the exons atggcGTCCATGAAAGATCCCTTTGAATTCCAgg ATTTTGATGACTCCGGAAATCTCTTGGGGCCTAGTAGAGATGCAGTCACGATCAGCATTGAGGATGAAGACGAAGTTAAATTTAACTCGCAGAAAAAGACTGCTGACCCCAGTGTTGGTGCATATGAGGAAGACCCAGTGTCCAGTGATGACCAGACAAAG CTTCTCTCTGGACAAAAGAAAAATGCTGCTTTCTGGACATTTGAGTACTACCAGCAATTCTTTGACATTGACACATACCAT GTTAAAGAAAGAATACTGGGTTCTGTGCTGCCATGGCCTAGAAAAAACTTTATCCACACCTACCTTCGGAGAAATCCCGATCTCTATG gGCCCTTTTGGATCTGTACCACTCTTGTCTTTGCCATTGCAATTAGTGGAAATATTTCAACCTTTCTGGTGAATTTAGGCAATCCCAACTACAAGTACACCCCAGAGTTCCGGAAAG TGACTATAGCTGCCACGGCCATCTTCAGTTATGCATGGCTGGTTCCTCTGGCGCTGTGGGGTGTCCTGCTGTGGAGAAGCAACAAGGTCACGAACTTGGTGTCATATTCCTTTATGGAGATTGTCTGTGTGTACGGATATTCACTAGCAGTTTACATACCAGCTGTG ATCATTTGGATTGTCCCATTCATGTGGCTGCAGTGGTTGTCGATAATGATTGCCCTGTGCCTCTCTGGCTCTGTTCTGATGATAACATTTTGGCCCGCTGTTCGGGATGACCACCCTAAAGTTTACATCGCCATCCTTTCCACCATTGTCACTTTCAATGTCCTGCTCGCTGTGGGCTGTAAG ATGTACTTCTTCAGCAAACCAGAAGAACTTCCTCAAAAATTCTCTGGTCCTACTGTAGGAGTTAAAATAACTTCAAACCATGTCTAA